The genomic stretch GATTTCTAATGCCATTACAATTATTACCTAGGTGCACCATTTCAAAAGTTTGCATCCATGAGAGATGTATGGGCTCTCAAGAACAGATACATCAGCCCTGGTATCATGTCTTCATTTTTTGCCAAGTCTACTGTCATAGAGTGTAACTTATTGAACAAGCGTCCTTTTTTGTATTAAACTTCTTTGCAGGCCCCATTCAGTTTATTGGTCCAGGATCTAATGACGTCAATCACACCTTGCTTCTGGAACTTGGAGCACAGGCTTAGATAGATGTTGCCCAATATTAACCTCgtcaatggaaagacaaactgaaggtttgtttatgcatatGCCCATATTTTGCatttaaattttaatcattataatcAATAATATCAGTGTTCTTGATGCCTCTAGCATTGTTGCTTGGATTTAAACTGTATCCTACTCAGTCAGATTCTGACCACCATCTTGTTAAACATTTGTAGAAGATTAGTCCTTCAAAACATAGGTGGCTGGTATGTTTCTAACTTCAGAGTGACTCGTCAAACTTTGAAGAGTGTTGCATCTGTTTGTGTAATCGTACGCTGAAAGATGTAATAATATCCAGTCCCCGAGTACTCGTTACATGTGCCTATAATTGCGGATTCTACAAGTATCGAAAAGATAAGGATTAGTCAAACTCGTTTGCAGTATCTATTGAATCTCTTACTTCCGATAGTCCTTTTAACAGCAACAcattagtataatttttttacGTTCTGTCCTCAGGCTTAGCACTCTCCTGCCTCCATCACTTCCAGCCATCAGGTACTCTTCTTTCTCTCTGTTCCCAATCTCTACTCATCAAAACATTACCTCCGTCACAGGTACGAGAGACAATTTCAACATTGATCTAATCTGTATGGAATCAAAATTTTGGCAACATAAGGAAACGAAAGAAAAAAGCCATCTTTATTTTCAAGTTTATTGGACATGAGATGGTCTAATCTTAGAGTTTGCTGACAGGACGAGGAGCCGTGGGTGTGACCAAACCAAGATACCGAGAAGTGATGGGCTTGAAGAGACCATCCAACTCGAGCGCTTTAGCCAGCTTCGGCCACATGAGCGCGCTCACGTTCCATGAGCCGTCGCCCTTGGGACTCCCTACAACCTGAAGAAAAGCGCTACAGAGCCTTCCCTTCGGTACGACGGGCATCACCAGCACCGGTCGCCCCAACCCGAAGTCCAAGTCCACCCCAAAGTTGTGGAACGAAGTCAACACCACCGCAGGGCTCCCAAGCCCGACACTTACCCTCTCCACCCATCTCCCTTCCCTCTTGTGCTCTTCCATCCAATCCACCATTTCTTGGAAATGCTCCTTCTTCGCCACCTCACGTATCGACGCCGACACCACCCGAGCGATTTGCGAAAGACTGCCGCTCCCCAACTCCTCGGTGCTCGCCTCCTTCGTGGCGAAAGTCGCTGTGTTCCCGATGTAGTTTTGCATGTCACTTATCTCCTTGAGCCTGCTTCGCCCCTCGACGAGCCATGCCATGCGGCAGCAGGTGTCGCCCGCGTCTTCCACAATTCCGGCGAATAGTTTCCATATGTACGCGGACACCGCCTCCATGCGGGTTGCCCTGCGGCCCGCCTTGCTTGATGACTCGCGCAGGCGGTCGATGTTGCCCGCTTCGATGTAGTACAAGCGCCTGACGTTGCCCTCGCAGTTGAGCACGTTGAACAGGTTGTCCGAGGTGTATGGCACGAACGAGCGGGCCAACGCAGGGCTGTAGGTACGTGGCACACGGGGAAGGAACAAGGAGCGGTCATGGTTGGGGGAAACAGAGAGCTTGCCGGTCCGGACGAGCTCACACAAATGCGTGGCGAGCATGCAAATGCTGTAGCCATCGACGAGGAGGTGGTTGGTGCCCCACGAGATGGAGAAGCCACCGCAGGCAAATTCCACAGCCTGCACGGACAGAGGGACATCGTGAGCAAAGGGGAGCACTATTTGGTTCAGCGAGCCGTCGGTGTCGTGGAAGTCGACGTGAGCCAATGGGACGTCGGAATATGCCACGACAAGCTCCGCTCCTTCGTTATTGCAGTGGACCTCAGGCAAGCCCGTCTCCGGGTTCGTCACGATCCGGCCAGTGAACGGGTGGTAGTGATCGAGGAACGCAGGGAGGCATGTGCGGAGAGCGTCAGCAACGGAAGCGAAGTCCCCCGTCGTATGTCTTGGATAGATGGAACATAATGTGACTTGGAAGTCGTTGGGAAAAAGATCGAGATTGGAAACTGGGAGGACATGATTAGTTACGACGGAAGGATGGGAAGCTTTGACGAGGCTTCTGCTGGCGACTCTCATTCGGAGATTGGAGAACATTTTTAGTGGGAGCTACTGCAAATAGAACCAAGAAAGATGAAGACGAATACGTCTAATGGGTTGTTATCCTGTGGGGAAGGGAGACCTCCCTGAGAGGTTTATACACTTATTGAAGTGCTGTAGAGTGGACACATTTACGAAAAACTTGTTCGTCGTAATTCTGTTCTACCATTTTTCTATGATCAAAGGGCTCGTTGACTTCGGAAGATGCTCCTAACCATCTCAACTTGAGATCTACTTATTATCTTAATCTAACGAGGTCATTAACTAAGTGGACTAGGATTAGTTGGTCATAGTTATTTGGGTATAGAAGCTAACCAGACGCTACCGAGAGATTTGGCCATGTTTTTTATTTACATGCCGGTCAAGACTTAGCAGTCTTGAGCTGGAAGTCAACAGTTCGTGCTAATCGAGCAGGCTGTACATGGACGAAATGGTCAGTTTGTTATAAACAAATCTATACATATGACATTTTGTAATTCCGTTCAGCACGATTCAGTAGGAATGATATTTATTGATCAGACATGTGACCTGCCAACTCATTAGACTAAACTAATGATACGGGTGATACGAGACCTAATATTATCCGATAaagagctaattacatattagctCTCTTATAGTTATACCTCTTTAGCATTCTgatatttagatttaaaaaaattaaagcatgaaaacgataaacaaaaaagataattttgatatTTCTGTTACGTTTCGATAGTGATGGATGATAGCGCTACTAGAGGTCGCGAGTGATTGTTGTGGATGCAAAGGGAGAGCGACGGTGAGAGGTGAGACGACGATGCAGGTGTTGACGCTCTACATCTGCGTTGGCGTCGCTCAACAACTGCGTCGACCGACGTGTAGATGCAAAGCGAGTTTAACGTAGATGCAAACTGTCAGTATTTGCATTGTCACTTCAACTCTCATCGCTTCTCCCTCCTCATCTACACCCTCCTCATCTACAATAATCACCCGTGACCCCAATAGCGCTATCGTCCGCCACCACAAAAAAAATAACTAaaatgttgaaattatctttttgtctattGTTTTCGTGCTTCCGTCGATAAAACCGACGATGTAAGGATAAATGGaactagatatttcactttcataattataaggattctaatacaaaatttttaataaaaatcaatATGCTAAAGAGATCCAATTGTaaggggataatatgtaattagccctataGTAAATATCCAACACAAGATTGATACAATTTGGCACAAGTGGGTATTATGATAAAAACCATATATCTAGTAAAATTttctcaatatttttatttttatttttaaattcagCATGTATCGGCACTCAATATATCGGATCAGTACTCTACTTATCCGAAGCCTAACCAGTAAACATTGGTAcatgaaattataaattttgcttaCAACCATACAAATCAACCTAATTAGGAGTACCTAAAATTGCAAATCTTTCAAACATAGAAGCCAACCTAATTAACCATATCATTAGCAATCATAAATTGCTACATAGTCTTTTTACTATATGGTTAAAACGATCAAAATGGTCAAAGCAATCAAATTGCTGCTCATTAGGTatatcaatcaaattgttttctCTTGCACACTTCGACTTGtccattctttttttttatccaaaaaaaTAGCTACTTGCTACGGGTCAATAATTTTACTGAAACCAAAAGGCCAGATAGCTTCTGCTTAAGCTTGAAAGCTTGTTTCTGGTGCTGACTACTCAAGACTCAATAGCTTCGTAATGTTGTTGGGTGCTGAGGAAAGCAGGCAGAGAACGAAATTGTGTGCAAGTCCACCAAATCATCCAAAtggttgagataaagccttaacaCGAGATTTGTTGTTGACCTCAACAGATGAGCCCAATCCTCTTGATTCTTATCAATGTGAGATGCCAAGACTCACTGATATATGAAACAGATGGGTTGTGACACCGCGCAATATATCAGTTGAGACACATCTTAAACAATGGGCAAGAAATTGACCACTATAATCACAAGAAAGAAAAATTAGGGAGCCATTTACTCCACCTGTTTGTAGTCTAAACCAGATCCATATTTCCACGCTTCTAGATGTCGAGTCCATTCGTATTTCTTCCTTTCAGGAAGGTAATTAATCCATGGCCTTGTAGaaaatgtatcaagatatcaggaAGTTGAATTTAGGAAGGTGTTAATGTGGTAAAGAACAAAACTGGTAGCTGGCACTAAACTGTTATGAATTTAGACCATAACGGACTCTACCTTACAGCAGGATCGATGTAGCTTGAAAGAAATGTGTAGTAGCCGAGCATAACAAAATGGACGGACCAGTCAAGTATCACATGTAATCCGACCTGCAGAAAAAACATGAGTCAAAAAAGCATTACCAGAACTAGATTAGCTATTTCCTAATACAGTATAGACAATTATAAAGAACCCAACCAAGACAACAGTAATAGCTAGCCAGCGAGATAGCATATTGTGAAACTTGCACATACAATTTCCAGCATTCCCATCATTTTGATCACTGAAATTGAGAACATACACAAAAGTCATGATGCTGATGCTGATCCACAAGAAGATTAGTTAATCAACTCTCAAGTCACAAGGTCACTAGTTAGCTCCTTTGTGTAGCTCTATAACAGCACTTCTTTTAGATCTACCAACGTTTTATGATCGAAATTTCCCAATCAATTCCCAAGTTCCAGCTATGATAGCAGTTGGACAATTGGATTCTCCCATAAACCTAATCCCTGAATAGCTCTGTTGAATCACCTCTTTTTGAAACTAATGTATTTACCCCTACAAGGTTCAGGTAGTTAGTTATTGAAATTCACGTCCAACAGCTGGCTTGTCCAAATCAAAGTAGTTGTAAAAGCTCGACTCTATTTGACACCATTAACACTAGAGAAGCTACAAAAACAATAGCATATTTCAAGCGATTTGCAAAACTAGCAGCTGAAACTCATCTCTACTCACAAACGATCAACTTCACACAACTGCCACctgtaaaataatattattctataAAAAACTTCTGGAGAATAACTTCTATGGAACAAAATACAATTAGTCTGATTCTTGATGAAACTTCAATTGGAAATGAAATATAAAATAACTAAGAAGCaaatcgaaaaaaaaaatcagaagtgATTTACCACATGATGAATATCTAGCCTAAGTAGAATGATATTGTAGAAATTATGGCATTAACATTTACAGTATTAAAATCCAAATTACTGCCCTCTAGCTCAGTACTCAATGCATACAGATTATATCAAGGCCTCCTATAAGAAATATCAGCCAACGGATAATATCTGAGTGTCCAGATCAAAAGGTCAGATCAAGAATAACAACTTTACGGAATTGAAATTCAATTCCACTAGATAAAACATAAGGGAAAAGCTATGAAAGAATTTCCATGTTATCAAGTTTGATTGTTGTCTTTTTAATGCCTTAAATGTTTTGGAAGTAGTTAATCTCCTAAATGATGAAGTACTCTCCCCTATTTGATAACCAAGCAAGGTTCGTCAAACTACGACGTACCGCTTGGTATGGGTGATATGCACTGGTCCGATAGAGGACCAGTACGGGTGGTACATTGGTACACCCTCATGTGCTATATGTCGGTATGCTTGGTATGATTCGATATAACTCGGTACATACCATACCATAGctggtcggtacaccggtacggaTTGATAAGACGAACCATGTAACACAGTATGATGTTTGCGAGATGTAGTAAGGGAGAGTGGTGTGCAAACCAAATTCTTCAACTCctaaaataaaaattacatggagcaataaaatttataaaagatGGTACAAGTGATAAGATTGACATGTCTTGAAACGAAAAATATTAAATTCAATCAGTTGAGTAATGATACAAGGTGATATAGAAAGTATGGAGATCTACGAAAATCCAACCTCTAATAGCATAAACTGTGGTAAGATTTTGCATGGGTTTGATCTAGATACACATGGATCCAACCTACAAATATGTACATTAGCTTAGATTCATGCAACTAGACTTAGAACCATGTAGATCTACACTAGATTTTCATATATTAATATAGATTCATGTAGATCTATCCTAGATCCGCATATACCCAGCATAGATCCATAAAGATCTATTGTAGATATAGGTCATACTTTCATCATTTAATTCAATTTTTATTGGttgttagaacttagaaactaagaagaatgttaatgaaGAAACAAAACACTAACACCACCTGCAGTAGTATGTTTGTCATTTACAGTGCAGCCATGATTCATTGAATTATCCAATACAAAAGATTCAACTCATTGTGGCTTGCATCCTTAGCTTGGTTTCTAGTTGGTATCCTTTTTAGAGTGCACAGAAAGCTTACAATTTCTCTTTATTAACAGTTAATGCTTAATGGAATCATTAGTAGCACAATCTTCAACTGTGTAATCTAGGTTAAATACTGGCTTCCTCTGTCATGATTTTGCAATTCAAAACATTGCCTATGTCATAGTGTAGACAAACATGATGATCCTTGAAAATCACCAACACTAATATTGAGATCTGCCTCCCCTAATTATTTGTTATCAGTAGGTAGAATACTTTGTCATGTAATATCCATGGACCTGTCATTCACATGGAGATATGATATTCTATCAGAAAGAAATTCACCCTGATAGACAATATTCCACTTCACAACAAGGCAGCAAAATGAGTAAATGAGACGACACAATCTTGACATAAGCGAAATGAAATTCACCTGCTTAAATATTGATGGCAAGATCTGAGGTTGGTTTATCATCACAGAAACCAAGGTCCTTACAAGGGGTTCAAATTGTATCACATCCTACAGAAGTAAAATATACCAATTATATCAGTCTTCTGTTCATTTATCTTGGTTTAAGATagcaaaataaagaatataacaaTTAAAACATACTGCACTAACCTGTAGGAAAGGCCTAATCACAGTATTCCCAAGCTTCTGATGAAATACGATTGAGACATCATTAaaaatattgaaatataaaataatatgaagaattcatttctctttttggatatatatatatatatatatattcaagaaaTATTAGTTTACCTGCATAGCTTGGAAATTGAAATATAAAAGTTCGTTAATAAAAGTTGATGAAACCTCAGTATGCACCCTTGCTGACATTGCTCGTTGAAATAACCATGATGCACTTAAGTTGGGCTGCAATGCTTTTTAGTGAAGGCCAGGTCCAAGAATATGAAATTGACATATAAAATGAAGGATAATACTAACCATGTAAGGGTTTATCAAGCTCAAACTATATGCATCAATAAAGTTTCCCTTTACTGCTTCATATATACCTAAtctccaaaaaaaaaagggggaagaatttCAGATTGTGGTCTTTTCTATTATACGATACAGCAAACAAGAGCAGTACAGCATATAATATTACGAAGCtaaaaacagaaaaataaaatctgaTAGTAATTCTTTTATTATGACTATTAATTTAAGCTCCAATAAGAACTGACAAAATCATGCATAACGGGATATAGTACTTGAGCACAAACTCTATTCCCTAATTGTATATAGCTGatacagaaaaaaaaatccaaattgaaAGTTTCTAAGATGCACAGCTTGTGTGTTTCTAGCCATTCATACCAGTTGACAACCGGTTTAGGTGTCTAGTCATACTCCCAAAACCACCAAAAGATACTGGTGATTGAATACCACTGGCATCACCAACCTGCACAGAACTACTGGTGAACATGGATTAATCTAATTAAGAAATTTCCTTACTAGATAGAACCACAAGCAAAATAAAAAACCTGTAAGATGCGATCAAAAGCTGCAGGCAGAGGGCTGTAACCACGAAGGAGATAGATGTTAGAGAAAATTGGCATACTTCAATTTGAAAAaggttaagaaattcgtagtcacAGACTATATGATAGACCATTTTGCATCTCAATAGATAAAATGTTCAAAGGCTTAGTTACCAATTTGTTAAAAGGAAACTAATATACATAATATACATCATCTATCATACCATATAGGCATATACGATGGTAGATCTAGTTTTAGATATTGTCCTAAAAATCATCATATGTAGGAACTTGATCAAAGAACATGCATTGATCGTCTCCGGAAAAGAAAATGCAACAATGCAATTGTATTTTCAAATAGGGTCTGCCTATGTTTACCTCATAAAACCaaatttatacatacatacatacattcagATTCTGGAATATGGAGTGCTAATTTTGCTATGCCGGGCTCAAATCCAGTTTCATAGCTAACAAGATTTGGCTTTatctttttcatataataagctgCAATAGTTAACATCCTATATCAGTAAAGCCACTAGAAAGTTCAAACTTCAATAACATCAAAATTACTTCTTGAATAATCCTCAAGCATTGGGTACTATGCAATATGGATGATGGAGCATTTATAAGAACTGAAGACCAAGATTATTAGTTGCATAGATCTAGGATAATCTAGGCTAGTTACAAGGATAGAGGCTAGATCTTTGCAATCTAGCTAGATCCATAACTGGCTTTCATACAGATGCTTGGAGTACAGAGGATTGGAGAAGTTAGTGTATCTCCAATACAACATGCATCCATGGATGCGTTGTATTgagatagaaaagaaaataaagacccAAGCCAGATCGATTCATTTTGACTCCCGATACTCTAGTGATGATTTGGATCCAATGCTCGATTGGGTTCACATAGCAGAGAACTTAAATGACTCTACTGATGAGGCAAGAGACCTCCCACACCCCTCTCGTTTAAGTACCGCGGCAATACGAAAGGAAGAGGAACAATAGGGTCACAAGGTACGGATCAATATGAGAAAGAGATGCATCCAATATTAGGATGTGGCcagtgtaacacccctgattagtcccacatcgaaagtgggcagaattaagattgacttataagggtctgatgagtgtattactatcaacttcagcttaagtaatttggtcagtggattagaccaaacgaagttgataggctagttagcccatcaggctcgagtcttaacatttggtatcagagccgacctagcatttgggcatggtgagggggctcgagtaggaaagggctacccgtagacggagtcagaggactcgtcatggcgtggagccaccactgggctacgcctcacatgcactatgctagggtttgatctgggttatgttggggcttgacgaggacgtcaagcctttgagtggggatgattgtaacacccttgattagtctcacatcgaaagtggacagaattaagattgacttataagggtctgatgagtgtactactatcaacttcagcttaagcaatttggtcagtggattagaccaaacgaagttgataggctagttagcccatcaggctcgagtcTTAACAGCCAGATTTCGGATAGTCAGTCTTCCAAAGGCCAAGACAGGACATAGTGATACATTCAACTATCACAACAAGGGAAAGGGTTGAGCTTCACAGTCAATTGATCTGTTGGATGCAATTGGTAAGAAATAGTTTCAGCCAGGACTCCATCATAATTCATGCTCTGTGAAGTTCGTGGATGTAGTAGCAATATCAACTACAGTATGTCCATCGACAATGGTGGCCAAGGCAGTCAGTCTCATGGACTTGAGCATAGCTCAAGGAGCAGTATCTCACTCATGCTACTCAAGATACGGATCACACAACATGAGGATCGTTTCTGGCTGCAAAGGTTCAATTTTCTTTTATACTACTTTTTATCCATGTccaatatatgttttgatttggtatTTATATAATCTAGACTAAAATCATTTTAGTGTTATCAATATTGTTCATATTTGTCATGAAAAGTTAAGAAGTAACACTAAAATAGATTTTTAAGTTTTCAGCCAAATTTCatactgccattacatgccagcACATTGTGTGTCGATATGTTGGCACGTATTGGATCCATATCGGTCCATTGTTAAGTTGGCACGTATTGGACCCATACCAGTCCTGGCCTGAACTGGTATGAATCCAGTACCTGAAATTGAGTTCCTTGATTAGTTGACAGAGATTCGAGGTTTTAGATCATTAATATTCTGTAACAGGTCAAGTTTATGTTCAACACTTGAGGGTTGTCTAGGGATAGGAACTGACAAGATACAAATAAAGTACATTAATACTGAGCAAAAAGGCAAACTATTCATCTTCTGCAAAACCAGTCAAAGCACCCTTTTAGGCCCCATCTCAATATGAAGCAACTGTAATCAAATATAGAGTCCAAGGCTTTATTACCATCAGCATAAAAAAAATTAGCGTGATATGGCTATCTTGAACAAGATTAATGGATGACAGCTAATCTGACAGTGATGGTTGCATTTTATCACGTAGATATTATTCACATTCTTTCTACTCTTTGGGTATCAAACCTAGAAAAGGTCTCACGAGACCCTTAGTACTGGAATACAGGCACCTTGTTGGACCTGAATAATTTATGTCTCCCCCTTAAAAAATTAGATTAATCTAAGAACACAAAAAGCTCCAGAGAAATTGGAGCTTAAGATAATATGTAATCCATCGGGTtaatataaaaaacaaagaaaccCCAGAGGAATGTCCAAATCGCAAGTTAATCAGTCACCTTTTAGCCTTGATGAATAAAACCATAATTTTTCTGCTAAAGCTTAAATTTCTACTTGTGTTGTAACTTGTAGTAACTGTAATTAGGAAGTAGAATCATTACATTTGCAGTTGCACAACTAGCTTATCAGTGATGAATCTCAATGTGTGGGGTTGGAGAGAGGACAACTTTCTAAAGGGCTTTTGTATTATAGAAGGTACTGATTGCCTGCATGAGATTCATACCAAATATAAATGGTACAGATACTTCTCTAAAGGTACTCATGCTAAAGGAACAGGCATTAGTGTTTGATTAATTGAACATTTCATCCAAGAGTAATGGCCAAGATATACACTCCAATCCTTTTGCATTCCAGCACAAGGCACCATTCTTAACACAACAATCAAGCTTGTGAGATTAAAAATTTACCAAGATAAAAAAAAGGGTTTCTCAAATTGGATGGGACTGTCACTTTTGTGCCATCTATTGGAAAATATGGAAGGAGGGCTGATGAAAGAAAATTCCTTGAGAGCTAGGTCTCCTTCAAACATCTTGGAAACTTTGGCTATCTCAAGGGAAAGATTCTGAAAAGACTGACGGCTTTTGTAAAGTTACCTGCTCTGTTCCTTGTAATTTCCTATCCCCTTTTTAACTACATTTCCCTCTGTGCTTCCACTTTTGAGAGGCCCCATGTACCTTGGTTAATTTCATTTCAGTGACGAAATAAAATGGATGGGCTTAATCAGCGTTTCTTATGTAACAGCACGCACGCATCCGCATGTGTGTGCACAAGGGATCATTCTTCAATAAACCTTCTAGGAATTAGAAGTGACTTTCTACTCAACTTTAGATTGCACACAACATCTTCGCAATTCCACTTTGTCATTGCTAAGTTAATTAGCATTAATCTGAGCATTTCAAAAGATTAAAGAGAGAAAAAAGGGAAAATCATTCATAGAACAAATACATTGACCTCCTTCCTCTGCTATCCACACAATGCTCTGGTAACAGACATACTGTACATTGTTATTGTGGAGAAAAGTGATGAATGAGAAGGCAAGTTTTATTATTCAGCATCCTTCAATACTCTGATTGATCAGAAAAATAATAATTGCTTCTGTGAGTGGTTTCAAGGTAGCATCAATTAAGAATAATGAGACAAAAAAGGTAACAAGAAACCATAAAAAGAAAATGATATTCCTTGGTAAAATGCACTTAATTTAGCTAGATATATAAAATTTACAGATAGCCATAGTACATGATAACATAGTAGCAAGTCAGCAATACTAATAAAGTAATAATCATAACAACAAATCAACAATCATAATGACAGATAGCAGATGAAGTATTCCTAGTGTACTTGCTTACTTTTGGGGCATCATCTCCTTGACAACATAAGAAAATTGCTTAGTCCAAGCATTCACAAGGAATGTCTTTTGAACATTAGAAGAAATTTTGCTTCTAAGACAGATAGCAGCATAATTAGCTGATTACACTTCTAAGTTCTAAAAGTACTCTAGGATTCATAATTTGTTCAAGGAGGCTGAAGTACATTAGAAATCCTCTTGAATAACCCAAGATTAAACTGAAGCAGACAATAAAAGAGCTGCCAAGGGACTATAATCACGAAGTTCTAACTAGAACAGAAAAACCTGGTGAACGtgatgaaaaagaaaatatatacatAGTACATACTGTGATGATTGTAAGGATCCAACATATTCACTAATTTGCTTTGGGAGATTAAGATACAGCAAAAAGCCCAAGGTCATGGGAATATTCTGATTTGGAGTGATGGGGGAAATAACATAGAAACTCAAGTTCCTCATAATCTCATATTATGATGTCAAAACCACATAATCAATTAGAATAGACAGATGATTAAAATTATCATGAGTGCACTTCAAAGAAAAAAGACGAGGCCCAAGAATATAGAGAAATCCTTACTAATAAGTGCCAACAAACATATAAATGTCATTTTGATCATCTACCTGTCACGATAAGTAGGGAAGATCCCAAATATTACTCTTAGTATTTCCAATTCCTCAAGAGGTACGCCCTTCAGCAAAAATATCATTATGCATGTCAATTATTTATTCCTTTTGAAGAGAGTTAAGCTGAAATTTGTTACTATAAGCAGTATGCTTTTAGGGCTGATAATAGAACGGAATTTAAAGTGA from Musa acuminata AAA Group cultivar baxijiao chromosome BXJ1-3, Cavendish_Baxijiao_AAA, whole genome shotgun sequence encodes the following:
- the LOC135618647 gene encoding coniferyl alcohol acyltransferase-like, which encodes MFSNLRMRVASRSLVKASHPSVVTNHVLPVSNLDLFPNDFQVTLCSIYPRHTTGDFASVADALRTCLPAFLDHYHPFTGRIVTNPETGLPEVHCNNEGAELVVAYSDVPLAHVDFHDTDGSLNQIVLPFAHDVPLSVQAVEFACGGFSISWGTNHLLVDGYSICMLATHLCELVRTGKLSVSPNHDRSLFLPRVPRTYSPALARSFVPYTSDNLFNVLNCEGNVRRLYYIEAGNIDRLRESSSKAGRRATRMEAVSAYIWKLFAGIVEDAGDTCCRMAWLVEGRSRLKEISDMQNYIGNTATFATKEASTEELGSGSLSQIARVVSASIREVAKKEHFQEMVDWMEEHKREGRWVERVSVGLGSPAVVLTSFHNFGVDLDFGLGRPVLVMPVVPKGRLCSAFLQVVGSPKGDGSWNVSALMWPKLAKALELDGLFKPITSRYLGLVTPTAPRPVSKL